A section of the Bacillus pumilus genome encodes:
- the ytxC gene encoding putative sporulation protein YtxC: protein MLEIIFEDEYDTAAFLHLAEHLDSRHHMSIQQGKDRLLIEAKESKEGLEPIVRPLLVHFFLECKENERMRSILENTYLFKDPEEQHQILSIAHSIMNGDLDDIPGIHQEPSREALLTKELETISLHQGIFSIGSFMTFRLSEYDRRLKNYVEVSIEEYKMEQEYQNFIQSLRDYVMAKEPKLEKVHVVHQDRLMIWEFRYASERDQKQYIDRQFVREHPMYIDSQLIAPLVSIAPQKIDLFTNDTGHSMVQTIQNIFQERVEVFPAHSFQEHHVRFVHDHLEQKSEKLS from the coding sequence ATGCTTGAAATAATCTTTGAAGATGAATATGATACCGCCGCTTTTTTACATCTTGCTGAACACTTGGACAGTCGGCATCACATGTCAATTCAACAAGGGAAAGACCGACTTCTCATAGAGGCGAAGGAATCAAAAGAAGGACTTGAGCCCATTGTGCGGCCATTACTGGTTCACTTTTTTTTGGAATGCAAAGAAAATGAGCGCATGCGCAGCATTCTTGAAAACACGTATTTATTTAAAGATCCTGAAGAACAGCACCAAATTCTTTCCATCGCCCACAGCATCATGAATGGGGATTTAGATGATATTCCCGGCATTCATCAAGAACCATCAAGAGAAGCCCTGTTAACAAAGGAGCTTGAGACGATTTCTTTACATCAAGGTATTTTTTCAATTGGCTCATTTATGACATTCAGGCTGTCAGAGTATGACAGGAGGCTGAAGAACTATGTTGAAGTCTCCATTGAAGAATACAAAATGGAACAAGAATATCAAAACTTTATTCAATCGCTTCGAGACTATGTGATGGCAAAAGAACCGAAGCTCGAAAAAGTACATGTTGTGCATCAAGATCGCCTGATGATTTGGGAATTTCGGTACGCTTCTGAGCGTGATCAAAAACAATACATAGACAGACAGTTTGTAAGAGAGCATCCAATGTATATTGATTCGCAGCTGATTGCACCACTCGTATCCATAGCGCCTCAAAAAATTGACCTGTTTACAAATGATACAGGTCACTCGATGGTACAAACCATTCAAAATATTTTTCAAGAAAGGGTCGAGGTATTCCCGGCTCATTCATTTCAAGAACACCATGTTCGATTTGTCCATGACCATTTGGAACAGAAAAGTGAAAAGCTTTCTTGA
- a CDS encoding TVP38/TMEM64 family protein has product MNKRKWLLFLVIAGLAVLLWWLNKQHLQLAPKDVKNWVLQFGLLAPFVFLFLSLFRPFVLVPLTVFSLAAGLAFGSVLGTIYALVGATAGALGSFLLATTFRSKKKETESSSRKLRAVTSRIQEHGFLYILLLRIAPIHFDFVSYAAAASRANYRAFTAATFLGLIPGTVALNVLGSSFVSGNYAALAIVCLIYLIFISVPLVLKRKRPDLF; this is encoded by the coding sequence ATGAACAAAAGAAAATGGCTACTTTTTCTCGTGATTGCAGGTCTCGCTGTTTTACTTTGGTGGCTGAACAAACAGCATCTTCAGCTGGCGCCGAAAGATGTGAAGAATTGGGTGCTACAATTTGGACTGCTGGCTCCCTTTGTTTTTCTGTTCTTATCTCTTTTTCGCCCGTTTGTTCTTGTCCCGCTTACGGTCTTTTCGCTGGCAGCAGGTTTGGCCTTCGGAAGTGTTCTTGGGACGATTTATGCCCTCGTCGGTGCAACCGCCGGCGCATTAGGCTCCTTCCTGCTTGCTACAACCTTTCGTTCCAAAAAGAAGGAAACAGAATCAAGCAGCCGGAAGCTGAGAGCGGTGACATCCCGCATTCAGGAGCATGGGTTTCTTTACATTTTGTTATTGCGTATTGCCCCCATCCATTTTGACTTTGTCAGCTATGCGGCAGCAGCTTCACGTGCGAATTATCGTGCATTTACGGCAGCTACCTTTTTAGGTTTAATACCGGGTACAGTGGCCTTAAATGTCCTTGGTTCTAGCTTTGTCAGCGGCAATTATGCCGCCTTAGCAATCGTTTGTTTGATTTATCTCATCTTTATCTCAGTTCCGCTCGTTCTAAAAAGAAAGAGGCCTGATTTATTTTAG
- the lrgA gene encoding antiholin-like murein hydrolase modulator LrgA produces MSATKVYGFLSQAFIFATVMFVSNLISMYLPIPMPASVIGLVLLFVLLTTKIVKLEQVEQLGTSLTGLISFLFVPSGISVIQSLGVMQEVGVQVVGVIIIATIMLLAATGLFSQLLMQLSEKPQKRKETKESKSTPSHSNKPASSTH; encoded by the coding sequence ATGAGTGCCACTAAAGTATATGGATTTCTATCTCAAGCATTTATCTTTGCAACCGTAATGTTCGTTTCTAATCTCATTTCAATGTATTTACCCATTCCGATGCCTGCATCTGTGATTGGTCTAGTTCTATTATTTGTTTTGCTGACAACGAAAATCGTCAAACTGGAGCAGGTGGAGCAATTAGGTACATCATTGACAGGGCTCATTAGCTTTCTATTTGTTCCCTCTGGTATTTCGGTTATTCAATCACTAGGTGTCATGCAAGAAGTAGGTGTGCAAGTCGTCGGTGTTATCATCATTGCAACGATTATGTTGCTTGCAGCGACAGGGCTATTTTCACAGCTTCTCATGCAATTATCAGAAAAACCACAGAAACGTAAAGAGACAAAGGAGAGCAAATCGACTCCTTCTCATTCTAATAAACCAGCTTCAAGTACGCATTAA
- a CDS encoding sensor histidine kinase yields MLHLIIMMIERVGIIVILGFVLAHVKGFRNLLLHNEGFRKKAVLVFIFASFSIISNYTGIEIQQQMVMNHEFSYHLGSSSSIANTRIMGIEMGGLIGGPFVGIGAGLLAGIHRYSLGGSTALSCAISSILAGVIAGYVGSRFKRKNRMVTPRQAALFGVAMESLQMVIILLFAKPFADAWGLVSIIALPMIFVNGIGSFIFLSILQSVIRQEEQAKAMQTHRVFSIADQTLPFFRQGLNEQSCKSVAEIIHRLTETDAVSLTDTEKILAHVGDGTDHHIPSKSLITGLSKQVLMSGKIMKAHSKDEINCSVTHCPLQAAIVLPLTSNGQTIGTLKMYFNSPVGLSLVEEELAEGLAMLFSTQLELGEAETQSRLLKDAEIKALQAQVNPHFLFNAINTISVLCRTNVEMARKLLLQLSIYFRSNLQGARQLLIPLHKEIQHVEAYLSLEQARFPNKYHVTFQIEKELEQVMIPPFVLQVLVENAVRHAFPKHQTSCEVIVSAVMKDGHVNMKVTDNGQGIENDKMAQLLKAPVESKEGTGTALFNLDQRLRGIFGRQAALSIHSSQGTDISFRIPMDYVKKDDFR; encoded by the coding sequence TTGCTTCATTTAATTATTATGATGATCGAGCGTGTCGGGATCATCGTTATTTTAGGGTTTGTGCTTGCCCATGTGAAGGGCTTTCGCAATCTATTGCTTCATAATGAAGGGTTTCGAAAAAAGGCAGTCCTTGTCTTTATTTTTGCTTCTTTTAGTATTATCAGCAATTACACAGGAATTGAAATCCAGCAGCAGATGGTCATGAACCATGAGTTTTCCTATCATCTCGGCTCGTCAAGCTCGATTGCCAATACGAGAATCATGGGGATCGAAATGGGCGGATTAATAGGAGGGCCGTTTGTTGGTATTGGCGCAGGGCTTTTAGCTGGTATTCACCGTTATTCATTAGGAGGAAGCACGGCACTCAGCTGTGCGATTTCTTCGATTTTAGCCGGTGTGATTGCAGGCTATGTCGGGAGTAGGTTTAAGCGGAAGAATCGAATGGTGACACCTCGCCAAGCCGCACTTTTTGGTGTGGCAATGGAATCGTTGCAGATGGTCATTATCCTTCTATTTGCAAAGCCATTTGCTGATGCTTGGGGGCTTGTGAGTATTATTGCCTTGCCGATGATTTTTGTGAATGGAATTGGTAGCTTTATCTTTTTATCAATCTTACAGTCAGTCATTCGGCAAGAAGAGCAAGCAAAGGCGATGCAGACACACCGCGTGTTTTCAATCGCCGATCAAACGCTGCCTTTCTTCCGCCAAGGGTTAAATGAACAGTCATGTAAAAGTGTGGCGGAGATCATTCATCGATTAACAGAAACAGATGCGGTCTCCTTAACCGATACAGAAAAGATTTTAGCGCATGTCGGTGATGGGACAGATCATCATATTCCATCGAAAAGCCTCATTACAGGGCTGTCGAAACAAGTATTGATGAGCGGCAAAATTATGAAGGCACATTCGAAAGACGAAATTAATTGTTCAGTCACCCATTGCCCGCTTCAAGCGGCGATTGTGCTGCCCCTCACCTCCAATGGTCAAACGATTGGAACATTAAAAATGTATTTCAATTCTCCGGTCGGATTAAGCTTGGTGGAAGAGGAGCTTGCAGAGGGTTTGGCGATGCTATTTTCTACACAGCTTGAGCTTGGGGAGGCGGAGACCCAAAGCCGTCTGCTAAAGGATGCAGAGATCAAAGCACTTCAAGCGCAAGTGAATCCGCACTTTTTATTTAACGCCATTAATACCATCTCTGTTTTGTGTAGAACGAATGTAGAGATGGCTAGGAAGTTGCTGCTTCAGCTGAGTATTTATTTTCGATCCAATTTGCAAGGCGCCCGCCAGCTGCTCATCCCACTTCATAAAGAAATACAGCATGTAGAAGCATATTTGTCACTTGAACAAGCAAGGTTTCCAAATAAATATCACGTGACCTTTCAAATTGAAAAGGAGCTGGAGCAGGTGATGATTCCGCCATTTGTGCTTCAGGTACTTGTTGAAAATGCAGTGAGACATGCTTTTCCTAAACATCAAACGAGCTGTGAAGTCATCGTATCCGCTGTGATGAAAGATGGACATGTCAATATGAAAGTGACGGATAATGGACAAGGAATCGAGAATGACAAGATGGCTCAGTTATTAAAAGCGCCTGTTGAATCAAAAGAAGGAACAGGTACGGCTCTTTTTAATTTAGATCAGCGGTTAAGAGGGATTTTTGGCAGACAAGCAGCTCTATCCATTCATAGCAGCCAAGGCACTGACATCTCATTTCGCATTCCAATGGACTATGTAAAAAAGGATGATTTTCGTTGA
- the lrgB gene encoding antiholin-like protein LrgB translates to MGTSTMSPYFGIVVSLVAFGIGTFLFKKSKGFFLFTPLFVAMLLGILFLKIGGFSYADYNEGGKIIKFFLEPATIAFAIPLYKQRALLKKYWWQILSAIFVGSLCSITIVYVVAKGIHLDAAVMKSMLPQAATTAIALPIAKDIGGIADITAFAVIFNAVIVYALGAFFLKWFRIKNPVAKGLALGTSGHALGVSVGIEMGEVEAAMASIAVVVVGVVTVIVIPIFMQFIL, encoded by the coding sequence ATGGGTACAAGTACAATGAGTCCTTATTTTGGTATAGTCGTCTCATTAGTCGCCTTTGGAATCGGTACATTCTTATTTAAAAAATCAAAAGGCTTCTTCTTATTCACACCACTGTTTGTAGCCATGTTGTTAGGTATTTTATTTTTAAAAATTGGCGGTTTTTCCTATGCAGATTATAATGAGGGCGGCAAGATTATCAAGTTTTTCTTAGAGCCCGCGACCATTGCTTTCGCTATTCCGCTTTATAAGCAGCGTGCATTGCTTAAAAAATATTGGTGGCAGATTTTATCCGCTATTTTTGTAGGATCACTTTGTTCCATTACAATTGTGTATGTCGTAGCAAAAGGAATTCATCTTGATGCAGCTGTCATGAAAAGTATGCTCCCACAGGCAGCGACGACAGCGATTGCTCTTCCGATTGCAAAGGATATTGGCGGAATTGCAGATATCACAGCCTTTGCGGTCATATTTAATGCAGTCATCGTGTATGCGCTAGGTGCTTTCTTCTTAAAATGGTTTCGAATTAAAAATCCAGTGGCAAAAGGGCTTGCACTTGGTACATCAGGACATGCACTTGGCGTCTCTGTTGGAATTGAGATGGGTGAAGTAGAAGCGGCCATGGCAAGTATCGCCGTTGTGGTCGTAGGAGTTGTGACCGTCATTGTCATCCCAATCTTTATGCAATTCATCCTTTGA
- a CDS encoding methyl-accepting chemotaxis protein has product MMQTTNTLSLQVLERSAVLRALEHSLAMIEFDVTGEVLWVNDIFAKAMGYSAQEMIGLKHKQFCPPHIAEHSSYQMFWKRLKEGQVFQEKVQRTTKNGNSLWLEATYTPVRNEEGHVVGVVKVATDITERENTMKQVVDDLKEMSAKLTERAEVGIQHSQRVNVSFDHIANETDQNMSLLKGLKEQVESISSIATTINSISSQTQLLALNAAIEAAHAGSYGNGFSVVAAEIRKLATDSKEAIVKVDQYVKAIHAEVEKVSSGTNRAKTTVFTNRDLVKQTNEEFINIGEAARNLDKQAQNLAEIV; this is encoded by the coding sequence ATGATGCAAACAACAAACACTTTATCATTACAAGTACTGGAGCGATCAGCAGTACTTCGGGCGTTGGAACACTCACTGGCGATGATTGAATTTGATGTGACAGGTGAAGTCCTATGGGTCAATGATATTTTTGCAAAAGCCATGGGCTATTCAGCGCAAGAGATGATTGGTTTAAAACATAAACAGTTTTGTCCTCCTCATATTGCAGAACATTCAAGCTATCAGATGTTTTGGAAGCGTTTGAAAGAGGGGCAAGTCTTTCAGGAAAAGGTGCAGCGGACGACGAAGAATGGTAACAGCTTATGGCTTGAAGCGACATATACACCTGTCCGAAATGAAGAGGGACACGTAGTGGGGGTAGTGAAAGTCGCAACAGACATAACAGAGAGAGAAAACACGATGAAACAGGTCGTAGATGACCTAAAGGAGATGTCTGCGAAATTAACGGAGCGAGCGGAAGTAGGCATCCAGCATAGCCAAAGAGTCAATGTCTCCTTTGATCATATAGCAAACGAAACAGATCAGAATATGAGCTTATTAAAAGGATTAAAAGAGCAGGTAGAGTCCATCAGCTCTATCGCTACAACGATTAACAGCATTTCCTCACAAACCCAGCTCCTTGCATTAAATGCGGCGATCGAAGCGGCCCATGCAGGTTCCTATGGAAATGGCTTTAGTGTAGTGGCGGCAGAAATTCGAAAGCTTGCAACGGATTCAAAAGAAGCGATCGTCAAAGTAGATCAATATGTAAAGGCGATTCATGCGGAAGTAGAGAAGGTCAGCAGCGGAACGAACCGTGCCAAAACAACGGTGTTTACAAATCGTGATCTTGTGAAGCAGACAAACGAGGAATTTATCAATATAGGAGAAGCAGCCCGCAATTTAGACAAGCAAGCGCAAAATCTAGCGGAAATTGTGTAG
- a CDS encoding LytR/AlgR family response regulator transcription factor, whose translation MINVLIVDDEVLARDELKYLLRRTKEDVQIEEAENIESAFDRMVDHKPDLLFLDIDLSGENGFDIAKRLNRMSDPPAIVFATAFDQYALKAFEVSALDYLTKPFDEERLLQTIQKFKKWKSVETQDHQLSDEKIPHQQKLAISVDDSIVILQVEEIMYVGLSEGKKVVKTKDHMYEVTEPLVVIEKKLPEAYFMRVHRSYIVNTSHMKEVQPWFNSTYNLHMTDGSIIPVSRTYAKELKKSLLLE comes from the coding sequence TTGATAAACGTATTAATCGTAGATGATGAAGTGTTAGCAAGAGACGAATTAAAATACTTATTACGCAGAACGAAAGAGGATGTTCAAATAGAGGAAGCAGAAAATATAGAATCAGCTTTTGACCGGATGGTGGATCATAAGCCGGACCTGCTCTTTTTAGACATTGATTTATCAGGTGAAAATGGATTTGATATTGCCAAAAGGCTCAACCGGATGTCTGATCCGCCAGCGATTGTATTTGCGACAGCCTTTGATCAATATGCGCTAAAGGCGTTTGAGGTCAGTGCGCTTGATTACTTAACAAAACCATTTGATGAAGAGCGGCTTTTGCAAACGATCCAAAAGTTTAAAAAGTGGAAGTCTGTTGAGACGCAAGACCACCAGCTATCAGATGAGAAAATTCCCCATCAGCAAAAATTAGCCATCTCAGTCGATGATTCAATTGTCATTCTGCAAGTAGAAGAGATCATGTATGTAGGGCTTAGTGAGGGAAAAAAGGTTGTAAAAACAAAGGATCACATGTACGAGGTCACAGAACCGCTTGTGGTCATTGAAAAGAAACTCCCTGAGGCTTACTTTATGAGGGTTCATCGAAGCTATATCGTGAACACCTCTCATATGAAAGAAGTACAGCCGTGGTTTAATTCGACGTATAATCTGCATATGACAGACGGATCGATTATTCCTGTCAGCCGTACGTACGCCAAAGAACTAAAGAAGTCGCTCCTACTAGAATAG
- the thrS gene encoding threonine--tRNA ligase — MSEQIQLTFPDGAVKEFDKTATTEDIAASISPGLKKKALAGKLNGKEIDLRTPLLESGTIEIITDKSDEALDIMRHSTAHLLAQAIKRLYGKEHHVQFGVGPVIENGFYYDVDIDVAITPEDLPKIEKEMKKIINSNLPIERIEVSREDAKKRFEAIGDQLKLELLEAIPEGEAVTIYEQGEFFDLCRGIHLPSTGKIKEFKLLSLAGAYWRGDSNNQMLQRIYGTAFFSKDDLNEHLRLLEEAKERDHRKLGKELKLFANSQKVGQGLPLWLPKGATIRRVIERYIVDKEVRLGYEHVYTPVLANVELYKTSGHWAHYQEDMFPVMEMDNEDLVLRPMNCPHHMMIYKNEPHSYRELPIRIAELGTMHRYEMSGALSGLQRVRGMTLNDAHIFVRPDQIKDEFIRTVRLIEEVYQDFGLNDYTFRLSYRDPEDTEKYFDDDAMWNKAQSMLKDAMDELGHDYYEAEGEAAFYGPKLDVQVKTALGKEETLSTVQLDFLLPERFDLTYIGEDGKHHRPVVIHRGVVSTMERFVAFLIEEYKGALPTWLAPVQFQVIPVSPSVHLDYAKKVQERLQLEGLRVELDSRDEKIGYKIREAQMQKIPYMLVVGDQEAENGAVNVRKYGEQDSETMDLEAFVKHAVAEAKK, encoded by the coding sequence ATGTCAGAACAAATTCAACTTACATTTCCAGATGGAGCGGTCAAGGAGTTTGACAAAACAGCTACAACAGAAGACATCGCGGCATCAATTAGCCCAGGCCTAAAGAAAAAAGCGCTTGCCGGTAAATTGAACGGCAAAGAAATAGATCTGCGTACGCCGCTACTAGAAAGTGGAACAATTGAGATCATCACAGATAAAAGTGATGAAGCACTCGACATTATGCGCCACAGCACAGCTCATTTGCTAGCACAGGCAATCAAACGCCTGTATGGAAAAGAACATCACGTTCAGTTTGGCGTAGGTCCTGTGATTGAAAATGGCTTCTACTACGATGTGGACATCGATGTTGCCATCACACCAGAAGATTTACCAAAGATTGAAAAAGAAATGAAAAAAATCATTAACAGCAATTTACCAATCGAGCGAATTGAAGTTTCAAGAGAAGACGCGAAAAAACGCTTTGAAGCGATTGGTGATCAATTAAAGCTTGAGCTGTTAGAAGCGATTCCAGAAGGTGAAGCTGTTACGATTTATGAGCAGGGTGAGTTCTTTGACCTCTGCCGCGGGATTCACTTGCCATCAACAGGGAAAATCAAAGAGTTTAAGCTGCTAAGCCTTGCTGGTGCATACTGGAGAGGTGACAGCAACAATCAAATGCTTCAGCGTATTTACGGTACAGCTTTCTTCAGCAAAGATGATCTAAATGAGCACTTACGCCTGCTTGAAGAAGCGAAAGAACGCGATCACCGTAAACTAGGAAAAGAGCTAAAACTGTTTGCGAACTCTCAAAAGGTAGGTCAAGGTCTACCACTTTGGCTGCCAAAAGGCGCAACGATCCGCCGCGTGATTGAGCGTTACATTGTCGATAAAGAAGTACGCCTTGGTTATGAGCATGTGTATACACCAGTTCTTGCAAATGTTGAATTGTATAAAACATCAGGGCACTGGGCGCATTATCAAGAAGACATGTTCCCTGTGATGGAAATGGACAACGAAGATCTTGTTCTCCGTCCAATGAACTGTCCGCACCATATGATGATTTACAAAAACGAGCCGCATAGCTATCGCGAATTGCCAATTCGTATTGCAGAGCTTGGTACAATGCACCGCTATGAAATGTCAGGTGCTTTATCCGGCCTTCAGCGTGTTCGCGGTATGACATTAAACGATGCCCATATCTTTGTTCGTCCAGATCAAATCAAAGACGAATTCATTCGTACAGTTCGCCTAATTGAAGAAGTGTATCAAGACTTTGGCTTGAATGACTACACATTCCGCTTATCTTACCGTGATCCAGAAGATACTGAGAAGTATTTCGACGATGATGCGATGTGGAATAAAGCACAATCGATGCTAAAGGATGCAATGGACGAGCTTGGTCATGACTATTATGAAGCAGAAGGCGAAGCAGCATTTTATGGTCCGAAGCTTGACGTGCAAGTGAAGACAGCTCTTGGAAAAGAAGAGACACTGTCTACTGTACAGCTTGATTTCTTACTTCCAGAGCGCTTCGATCTCACATATATTGGAGAAGATGGCAAGCACCATCGTCCAGTCGTGATTCATAGAGGTGTTGTTTCTACAATGGAGCGTTTTGTCGCCTTCTTAATTGAAGAATACAAAGGAGCCCTACCAACTTGGCTGGCACCTGTACAATTCCAAGTCATCCCAGTTTCACCGTCTGTCCATTTAGACTATGCGAAAAAAGTACAAGAACGTTTGCAGCTTGAAGGTCTTCGTGTTGAACTTGACAGCCGTGATGAAAAAATCGGATACAAAATTAGAGAAGCGCAAATGCAAAAGATCCCGTACATGCTAGTGGTCGGAGATCAAGAAGCAGAAAATGGCGCAGTCAATGTAAGAAAATACGGAGAGCAAGATTCAGAAACTATGGATCTTGAAGCCTTTGTGAAACATGCAGTCGCAGAAGCGAAAAAATAA
- a CDS encoding HAD family hydrolase — translation MKAVFFDLDDTLLWDEKSIHTTFQETCREAEKKYGLNPETFEQIVREEARKLYSSYETYDYTVMIGINPFEGLWSNFSEPISEGFQKLNAIAPEYRKNAWTNGLKEAGIDDEAFGQYLADFFAAERRKRPFVYEETYPVLNRLKGNYELLLLTNGDPSLQKEKLAGVPELAPYFNEIVISGDYGKGKPDPGIFEHCLQLLNLTKDDVIMVGDNPKTDILGASRVGIQTVWINRHGKKNETDVTPDYEIKDLHELFDILK, via the coding sequence ATGAAAGCCGTATTTTTCGATTTAGATGATACTTTGCTTTGGGATGAAAAAAGCATTCATACCACTTTTCAGGAAACATGCCGCGAAGCGGAAAAGAAATATGGACTGAATCCAGAAACATTTGAACAGATTGTTCGTGAAGAAGCAAGAAAGCTGTATTCTTCCTATGAAACATATGATTATACTGTCATGATCGGAATTAATCCTTTCGAAGGCCTGTGGTCCAATTTTAGTGAACCGATTAGCGAAGGCTTTCAAAAATTGAACGCCATTGCACCAGAGTATCGCAAGAACGCTTGGACCAATGGCTTAAAAGAAGCAGGAATTGACGATGAAGCATTTGGACAATATTTGGCTGATTTCTTTGCCGCCGAGCGGAGAAAACGTCCATTTGTCTATGAAGAAACGTACCCTGTTTTAAACCGCCTGAAAGGTAACTATGAACTGCTCCTTTTAACAAACGGAGATCCTAGTCTTCAAAAAGAAAAACTGGCCGGTGTCCCTGAGCTCGCACCTTATTTTAACGAAATTGTGATTTCAGGAGATTACGGGAAAGGCAAACCCGATCCAGGTATCTTTGAGCACTGCCTTCAGCTGTTAAATCTAACAAAAGATGATGTGATCATGGTGGGAGACAATCCAAAAACAGATATTCTTGGGGCATCTCGCGTTGGTATTCAAACCGTTTGGATCAATCGACATGGCAAAAAGAATGAAACAGATGTCACGCCAGATTATGAAATCAAAGACTTACATGAATTGTTTGATATTTTAAAATAG